GTCTCCTTCCTTTTCCATCGTCCAAATCGTTAGTCCGGTCAGATCGCGTCGCGACGCTCCCAACAACCAGCTAAGTGCATAGGCGGTGACGGCAAAAAATAAATTCACCAACGCGCCGATCCAATAGCTATGAACGCCTAAAGTCCATGCAGGCGGCCACCACCCTAATAATCCAAAGCCTAAGTAGGCGTTAAAGACGACCGCGCCAATCAAGGCGAGCGTGGCCGCAAGGCCGTCAATTCTCCGCGTGAAGAACCCCATCATAAAGAGTCCCATCAAGCAGCCGCCGAACAAGCTAGTCACGATCAAGCTAATGTCGTTCATGCTTTCTTTTTCAATTCGACTAAACGCGATTCCTCCGCTTACCACAATTACGCTAACAATCATCGCAATGGTGCGTGCTGATCGCAGGTAAAACAGATCGGTATATTTTTTTGATAGATGGGGACGCATCAAATCGACTACCACGACCGTCGAGATCGAGTTGATTCCTGAGTCGAGCGAACTCATGGCCGCCGCCATAACGGCGGCGACGATCAAGCCTGCCAGGCCAGCTGGAATGCGAGTCAAAATGAAATAGGGCAAGATCTGATCGGTTTCTAGGGTGGCTAACGTCGGGTCGGGAAACGATTGGTAATAGACGAACAACGCGGTCCCGATGAAGAAAAACATCGTCCACATCGGCAACGCGATCGCCGAGTAAATGATCGTCGCTTTGCGGGCTTCCCGGGTAGATCGCGCCGCCAGATAGCGCTGCACCATGTTTTGATCGCCTGAGTATATCGCCAGCCAATTAATGATTCCTAAGATGGCGACTGTCCAAAAAGTCCGTTCGTTCAAATCCCAGTCGAAACTTCCCATGCTAAATTTGTTTTCCGCTGCACCCGCCTCCAAAATCTGGGAAACGCCGCCCGGCAGATCCATCACGATATAGACGAAGCAGAGTACGCAGCCGATCATCAGCACCAATGCTTGTACTACATCGGTCCATACGACCGCTTCAATACCGCCGGCGATTGTGTAAAAGGCGATAAAAACGCCGGCGCCGATAACGACGAATTCGACCGAAACCCCGGTTAAAAACTGAATCGGAATCGACACGAGAAACAAGATCTGCGCCATCCGAATCATTTGCAACAGGATAAAACTAACCGTGCCGTAAATTCGCGGAATCGCGCCAAATCGCAGCCCTAGATACTCGAATGCAGAGGTTAATTTGCCGCGGCGAAAGAAAGGAATGAATATCAAGACGGCCAAAACGGCCACGAACGGCAGCACCAAATTGACCGCCAATTGTCGCCAATCAAGCACATAGGCGGCGGCCGGCAGCGCCAAAAAAGTAGCCGAACTAACAATCGTACCCAACATCGACAACCCAATGACCCAGCCCGAGAACGAACGGTTGCCGACAAAGTATTCTTCCGTCGTATTATTGCGACGCGAGAAATAAATCCCAATCGCGATCATCGCCGTTAGATAGGCGATGATCGCCGCCGCATCGAGAGGTCTTAACATCAATTCCATATTTTCTACGCAACTACCTCACACCGAGTTTCGTCATGGTGACGCAACGTTTGTCTCAATGCCGATCTCTAGCGAGGCGAAATCAAGATCGCATCGACAACGACGTATCTTCCTGGTTGACTCACTTGAATCTCGACGGCGGACTGATCAGGCGTCAACGGAAACGTCCCCAAGCTGTACCACGTTCCGCCGTCGGCATTTTGGTTGGTATGCACTTTTGACTTGCCGTCAGCATGCGTGATCTCGTACGGAACCCAGTTCGAACGAGAGCCGCGTGAGTTCCATATCGCGAAGACTTCGTAGTCGCCAGCCTTCGGCGGTTTTAGCTCGAAACGAACCGATCCTGACAAACGGGGATGCATATAGAGATAGTCTTCGCCGTGACGATCTTCCGCGATTTGGCTCTTCTCCCAACCCCCTTTCACCGTGACCTGATCTTGCTGATTCGCGTCGATAATCACGTCGTTTTCACCTGGTTGGTAGGGAGGATCTTTCTTCAACGGCGAACTGGGCATCTGCAACGCATTCAAATCTTCTAAACGAATTTTCAGCACTTCGACTGTCTGCTTTTGTCCCGCAAAAGCGACCATCAAGACGCCGTCATGCTCGATCACATGCGGATAGTCGACATGCCGTCCCCCGGTCAGATAGCCCATCTTGTTAAAGACGACGCCGTCATCACTGATGGAGATCGCTAACGGATCGCGACGTGTGGGATGCGGATTCGAGACCAACACGTAACGACCGTCTTTCAAGCGAACGCCACTGAACTTCGAGCGAGCGTCAGGAAAATTGGTTTTGATCGGACGGCTCCACGTTCGCCCATTGTCTTCCGAGAAAGAGCGATAGAGATAACCGCTTTGTCGATTGTCGCGAAACAGCGCCGCTAAGCGGTTATCAGGGAGTACCCACCAATACGGCTCTTCGGCCGCCAAAGCTTCGCTGGTCCCTAAGACTGGGAACGATTCCCACTTGTCAATCGCTTTAACTCCGCCGGTCAAAAAATCGACGCCGCGTCTCGAATAGTCAAACGTGCGACGAGACATCATCCACTCTCCGCTCGGAATCCGCTTGGGAGGAAAGTTGTTGATCGCGTTGTCATGAACGACGCCGATATCGGCCCAATCCTGCTGCGCCTCTTCCCAGCGAAAAGCTCGCAATTCAAGACTCGGGCCAAAGAAGCTTCCCGATTCATCGAGTGACGCTAAGGCCAGCAACTCTCCATCTCGCTGCCAAAAACCACGCGAGATCCAGCGGAATCCATGTTGCGACCATTTGCCGTAATGGGGCGTGCCCGGCCCTGATCCCGGCGGCTCAGGCGTTAAGTATTTTGGTTTTGTCCAATTCATACCATCTTTGCTGGTCGCATACGAAACACGCTGGCCGACCAGATCTTCGACCCCAGGGCCATCGCTCCACATCGCCCAATATTGGCCGTTATGAAAGACTAAATAGTTGTGCTGATGGACGCCCTTTTGAACTCGCACATCGCTAATCGTCGCGTGTTCCGACGGCACGACCGGCAACTTGCGAAAATCGATGTCATGGGGATTGTCCGGCGTCCAATCGCCGACCAGCATCACGGGCGAATCGGCCTTTGGCGTCTCTTCTTCGGCCAAGCTAACTTGGCAAGTCAGTACGCAAAACGCCAGCACGAGCGGCAAACGGTCAACAGCAAAGGAAATCGGTTTGAAGAAATACATGCAGGGACTCATCGCATTGGTAACGAGGGGGCAAAAGCAGGAGATTAGGGATCCGAGTTTGGCCATGACTCTCCTTCAATCAAAATGGGTTCGACGACCAGTTCGACCCGGCGTTGATCGGCGCACGACTGTTGCGAACTCCACAACAGCTGCTCGACCGCACGACGCCCAGTCAGTTCCGGGCCGAGATCAATCGTGGCCGGTCGCGGATGGAGTCCTGCTAAATAGGGCTCTTCGTTGTTGCACGAGATGATCTCGATCTCTTTGCCGATCTTGACGTTGGCTTGCTGTAAGCGCCGATAGACGGCGGCGGTCAATTGATCATCCGGCAGAAACAAGCCAATTGGGCGAGTCTTGTCAGCAAGCATTTGATCGACCAAGGGACCGGCGATTTCTTCTAACTCGCGACTAGTCAATTGCTCGAACGGCTTTTGTTGGTCGCTGCAATAGCGCTGGATCTCTTTGCCGGCCAGATGGGCCGCATATCCAAATCCTTCGCCGCGAGCGCTAAAGCCGGGGTGATCGCTCTTGATCATTAAAAAGCAAAGGCGTGAAAAGTTGCGATTGAGTAAATGCTGACAGGCTAGTCGTCCAACTGCCGCATTGCCTTGAGAGATCGCCATATCGCCGCTGCTGACATGCGACGAAAGCCAAACGGTCGGTACGTCTTGCAGCTTGGCCATCAAGCCTTCCGGAACGCGATGCCCCCACAAGAGCGCCCCGTCCAGTTCTTTTCGCTCTAAGACCGGCAAAGTCACGTCGGCAGAGCTGACGTCGGCCAAGATCATATTCATACCGGCCGCCGTCAGCGCTCGTTCGACTCCGCGTAGTTTAGCCATCGCCAACGTCGGATGACGATGACAACTTTCGTCCAACAATAACACGGCGACGTTCTTTATTCGTTCCGTTGTTTTTTTCGAACGTCGCGTCTTGCGCGGTCGCGATCGATAGCCCAGCCGTCGAATAATCTCCTGCACCAATTGGACCGTCTCGGGGGCGACGCCAGATTGGTTGTTAATCACCCGCGAAACGGTCGCTTGCGAAACGCCTGCCGCTTCTGCGATTTCGGTTGTGTTTGCCATGATTCGCCTTTTGAATTGCTTGCTCACCGAGTGCGAAAGATTATCGAGACGGTTTCCGGTCCTTGAGCTCGATATTAAGCGTTGAGTCGGTCTGGGGTAACACGAACGCTTCTTGATAGCTGTCGCCGATCGACCGGCCGTATGGAGCGTAATCCTGATTCGGTTCGACGCCGTCAAACGCTTCAATGGAGATCAAGTGCGGGCCGCCGATGGTCGCGGTTCCATTGTCTACTCGCGTATCAAATTTACCATCTTTGATCATCGCGCTGCCGTAAGGACCTGCGTTTCCCTGGGCCTCGTCCGGCTGAAAAATGATCGAACCATGCGGCACCGGCTTGCCGTCAAAAGTGACGACGCCGGAAACGTCAAACTGGTTTACGGACGCTTTTTCGGCGCAGCCGACCGCCAGCAAGATCGTCGTTGCAATCGCAAATTGTGAATAGAATACCGCCTGAATCACTGCTAACTCCTGGAGAAAGGGACAATTGTAGACGCGAACCGATCTAGCTGACACGTTGCGCTACTTATGGTGTAACGACAACTTCCGATCCTCCGCGACTTGCTAATCCCAGATAAGTCTCCATCGAAATCGTTTCAGGAAGAAATCGGACCGAAGCGTCGGCCATGGCAAAGTTGGCGCCGCCGGGATGCTGACTTCCATACCCGCCGTTATTGGCGACCATTGTAAAAGTCGGGGTCTTGATGCCGATGTTGATCGGATAACGATGGTTCTTTGTCGTCGCCAGATAGAGTCCGTTGGATGTCCAGACCAGGCCCCGGTTCCAAGCGCGGTAGAAGGGATAGTCATTCCAGGAGAGTTCGCCAAGCATGATTGTGTTTGAAGTGCCGTCCGTTATGTCCCGGAATCCCAAGGTACTGCGAAGCTTATAGAGTCCTTCATCGGAGAGTTCCCCAAACATCGAGACATTCTCGCGAGACTCATCACGCGCGTAATCCTCGCCGGTTGTCGCATTCAAACCAACTGGGCCTGCGTTTCCGAAATAGTGGGTTGTCCAGCATGGTTGTTCGGAAGCAAGAGTCGATATCAGACTAGAGCCGCTTGGGCAGTGAAGCGTTTCCATGTTTGCTTGAGTGCATAAATCCAGATTTCCGCGCCAGTTGGTGTTGAAGTTGTACTGATCGTAAAGTGCGCTAAACTCAAAAAATGGAGCAGTGCGAATCCAGATGCCATGGGATCGATTGGAGGCGTCGATCCCAGAAGGCGGAAACGAGCCATAGGTGTCGTGATAGTTATGCATGGCCAATGCGAGTTGCTTTAGGTTGTTCGTGCAACTCATGCGTCGCGCCGCTTCGCGAGCTTGCTGAACAGCAGGCAGCAGTAGTGCGATTAACACGCCGATAATTGCGATAACTACCAACAACTCGACCAGAGTAAATGCGGGACGTTCAATACGCCGAAAACCGGCTCGCGGTGATACCAAGGACGCCATGGAAGCGTTCTCCCTGAACAAAAGGAATAAGATGAGGAATTCCCAGAAAAACGGACCTACTAGGAAATGTGCTTGCAAACCAGCGGCAGCGATATTTGAAGTTCACCACCAGCGGTTCTGGTAAAATAAAAAAATAATAAACATGTAAATCAGAGGGCGTTCGAGCTCAATTCTCTATCGCTCGCAGGGCAGCATTTCGTGTCACTTTCTGCATGCTTTTTTTGAGTTTTTCTAAGCCAAAGGTTGGGGAAAAAGTTCACTCTGCGTATGGGGAAAAACATCGAACAACAATAACTACTGGCTTGCAGGAAGATCTCGAAAGGGGCGATTCCACTGAAAAAATTTGGCTTGGAGAGCTTTGGCGACATCGGGATGCTGGGAAGCCAAGTTCTGCGACTCAGAGAGATCGCTTTCCAGGTCGTATAAGGAAACCTCCGTGCCTTGCTCGATAAGCTTCCATTTCCCTTCCCGAACCGCGCTGGCGTTTGTCTTGGTGTAGAGATTGTTAAACCGCCAAAACAAGGTGCGATCGGGGAGCGGCGCGTTTCTCAATAGCGTGCTCTTAAGATCCAAGCCGTCCAGTTCTAATCCCGTCGGTAGCGGTAGCCCGGCTAGAGATAGTATCGTAGGCATCAAGTCCATGGTCATGATGGTTTGGTGATTCTTGCTTGCTGCTGGAATCTGTCCCGGCCAATAGGCAACGGCGGGAACGCGATGCCCTCCTTCGAACAAGTCTCCTTTTTGTCCGCGCAAGCTGCCGTTACTTCCTACCCAGGAGTAAGCTCCGTTGTCGGATAGTAGGAATATGATCGTGTCATTCTGCAGGCCCGAGCTATTTAGGGTGTCCATAACCTTGCCCACGCTTTTGTCGACGGCG
The nucleotide sequence above comes from Blastopirellula sp. J2-11. Encoded proteins:
- a CDS encoding sodium:solute symporter family transporter, which encodes MLRPLDAAAIIAYLTAMIAIGIYFSRRNNTTEEYFVGNRSFSGWVIGLSMLGTIVSSATFLALPAAAYVLDWRQLAVNLVLPFVAVLAVLIFIPFFRRGKLTSAFEYLGLRFGAIPRIYGTVSFILLQMIRMAQILFLVSIPIQFLTGVSVEFVVIGAGVFIAFYTIAGGIEAVVWTDVVQALVLMIGCVLCFVYIVMDLPGGVSQILEAGAAENKFSMGSFDWDLNERTFWTVAILGIINWLAIYSGDQNMVQRYLAARSTREARKATIIYSAIALPMWTMFFFIGTALFVYYQSFPDPTLATLETDQILPYFILTRIPAGLAGLIVAAVMAAAMSSLDSGINSISTVVVVDLMRPHLSKKYTDLFYLRSARTIAMIVSVIVVSGGIAFSRIEKESMNDISLIVTSLFGGCLMGLFMMGFFTRRIDGLAATLALIGAVVFNAYLGFGLLGWWPPAWTLGVHSYWIGALVNLFFAVTAYALSWLLGASRRDLTGLTIWTMEKEGDRAEQSVPTSARLASSE
- a CDS encoding exo-alpha-sialidase, translating into MYFFKPISFAVDRLPLVLAFCVLTCQVSLAEEETPKADSPVMLVGDWTPDNPHDIDFRKLPVVPSEHATISDVRVQKGVHQHNYLVFHNGQYWAMWSDGPGVEDLVGQRVSYATSKDGMNWTKPKYLTPEPPGSGPGTPHYGKWSQHGFRWISRGFWQRDGELLALASLDESGSFFGPSLELRAFRWEEAQQDWADIGVVHDNAINNFPPKRIPSGEWMMSRRTFDYSRRGVDFLTGGVKAIDKWESFPVLGTSEALAAEEPYWWVLPDNRLAALFRDNRQSGYLYRSFSEDNGRTWSRPIKTNFPDARSKFSGVRLKDGRYVLVSNPHPTRRDPLAISISDDGVVFNKMGYLTGGRHVDYPHVIEHDGVLMVAFAGQKQTVEVLKIRLEDLNALQMPSSPLKKDPPYQPGENDVIIDANQQDQVTVKGGWEKSQIAEDRHGEDYLYMHPRLSGSVRFELKPPKAGDYEVFAIWNSRGSRSNWVPYEITHADGKSKVHTNQNADGGTWYSLGTFPLTPDQSAVEIQVSQPGRYVVVDAILISPR
- a CDS encoding LacI family DNA-binding transcriptional regulator: MANTTEIAEAAGVSQATVSRVINNQSGVAPETVQLVQEIIRRLGYRSRPRKTRRSKKTTERIKNVAVLLLDESCHRHPTLAMAKLRGVERALTAAGMNMILADVSSADVTLPVLERKELDGALLWGHRVPEGLMAKLQDVPTVWLSSHVSSGDMAISQGNAAVGRLACQHLLNRNFSRLCFLMIKSDHPGFSARGEGFGYAAHLAGKEIQRYCSDQQKPFEQLTSRELEEIAGPLVDQMLADKTRPIGLFLPDDQLTAAVYRRLQQANVKIGKEIEIISCNNEEPYLAGLHPRPATIDLGPELTGRRAVEQLLWSSQQSCADQRRVELVVEPILIEGESWPNSDP
- a CDS encoding DUF1559 domain-containing protein gives rise to the protein MASLVSPRAGFRRIERPAFTLVELLVVIAIIGVLIALLLPAVQQAREAARRMSCTNNLKQLALAMHNYHDTYGSFPPSGIDASNRSHGIWIRTAPFFEFSALYDQYNFNTNWRGNLDLCTQANMETLHCPSGSSLISTLASEQPCWTTHYFGNAGPVGLNATTGEDYARDESRENVSMFGELSDEGLYKLRSTLGFRDITDGTSNTIMLGELSWNDYPFYRAWNRGLVWTSNGLYLATTKNHRYPINIGIKTPTFTMVANNGGYGSQHPGGANFAMADASVRFLPETISMETYLGLASRGGSEVVVTP